From Agromyces sp. SYSU T00194, a single genomic window includes:
- a CDS encoding PPOX class F420-dependent oxidoreductase, whose amino-acid sequence MITDTAREFLAERHLAVLSTIGRDGRIHAVPVGITYLDGVVRVIGSRGSQKFRNAERSGRATVATVDGARWISFEGPVRLATDPESVALAVELYAARYRQPRENPERIVLELTVERVLGSAGMRA is encoded by the coding sequence ATGATCACCGACACCGCCCGCGAGTTCCTCGCAGAGCGCCACCTCGCCGTACTGTCCACGATCGGCCGCGACGGCCGCATCCACGCGGTACCCGTCGGCATCACCTACCTCGACGGCGTCGTGCGCGTCATCGGCAGTCGCGGCTCGCAGAAGTTCCGGAACGCCGAGCGGAGCGGTCGCGCCACCGTCGCCACGGTCGACGGCGCGCGCTGGATCAGCTTCGAGGGCCCGGTGCGCCTCGCCACCGACCCCGAATCGGTCGCCCTCGCCGTGGAGCTCTATGCGGCCCGTTACCGGCAGCCGCGCGAGAATCCCGAGCGCATCGTGCTCGAGCTGACCGTCGAGCGCGTGCTCGGCTCGGCGGGCATGCGCGCCTGA
- a CDS encoding 2-dehydropantoate 2-reductase, producing MRTTTSTIAVIGPGAIGTALAARLASGAGHDVTVAVRTPFRGLELHDGEHVVRAEASVITDPAQATPVDWVLVTTKAYDAEGAARWLPGLMHETTRVAIVQNGVEHVERFAPWVDSDRLLPVMIDLPAERSAPGVVRQRGAGVLTVPDSPAGVAFVRVFAGSGLDVRTTDDMTTALWRKLCINSVGALNAVTLAPPRIARDDAVAELMREIVHEAVAVGRAEGAELPDDLADEIVAAYRAGPGDGINSLHADRLAGRPMEIDARNGAIVRAGARHGIPTPRNELLVALLGAIERYGAGR from the coding sequence CGCGGCTCGCGTCGGGCGCCGGCCACGACGTGACGGTCGCGGTACGCACGCCGTTCCGCGGGCTCGAGCTGCACGACGGGGAGCACGTGGTGCGCGCCGAGGCATCCGTCATCACCGACCCGGCGCAGGCGACGCCCGTCGACTGGGTGCTCGTCACCACGAAGGCGTACGACGCCGAGGGTGCCGCGCGGTGGCTGCCCGGGCTCATGCACGAGACCACGCGCGTCGCGATCGTGCAGAACGGCGTGGAGCACGTCGAGCGGTTCGCACCCTGGGTCGACTCCGACCGCCTGCTGCCGGTCATGATCGACCTCCCGGCCGAGCGTTCCGCACCGGGGGTCGTGCGCCAGCGCGGGGCGGGGGTGCTGACCGTGCCCGACTCGCCGGCGGGCGTCGCGTTCGTCCGGGTCTTCGCCGGGTCCGGGCTCGACGTGCGCACCACCGACGACATGACGACCGCGCTCTGGCGGAAGCTCTGCATCAACTCGGTCGGCGCACTGAACGCCGTGACCCTGGCGCCGCCGCGCATCGCCCGCGACGACGCCGTCGCCGAGCTGATGCGCGAGATCGTCCACGAGGCCGTCGCCGTTGGTCGTGCCGAGGGCGCCGAGCTGCCCGACGACCTCGCCGACGAGATCGTCGCCGCGTACCGGGCCGGCCCGGGCGACGGCATCAACTCGCTGCACGCCGACCGGCTCGCGGGGCGGCCGATGGAGATCGACGCACGCAACGGCGCGATCGTGCGCGCCGGCGCCCGGCACGGCATCCCGACGCCGCGGAACGAGCTGCTCGTCGCACTGCTCGGTGCGATCGAGCGATACGGAGCCGGTCGATGA